TTAAAAAAACCCATCTTTGTACAACCAAATCTTGTTGCATTAGGCTTACATCGAATTTTAGAAATTAATGAAAAAAACATTTAGTATTATTATCATTTTATGTGCTATGCTTGGAATTAAAGCAGGTGCACAAAGTTTTTCAAGCTCACCTTATTCAAGGTTTGGTATTGGAGATTTAGCCGGAAATTCATTTCAACCAGGGCTTGCAATGGGAGGAACAGGAATTGCCTTACGCTCAAACCATGCAATAAACAGCATTAATCCAGCATCATATACTGCTTTCGATACACTTTCATTTATATTTGACATATCAGTTACCGGAAGATTCACAACTTACAAATCTGATGCTGTGAGTAATAAAGTTAACAATATTGATTTAAGCCACTTTTCTGCAGGTTTTCCGGTTACTAAATGGTGGGCAAGTAGTATTGGATTATCTCCATACAGCAATGTAGGTTATGACATTTCTGATATTAAAACAATCGATACTTTAAACCTTGAAAACACCTATAGGGGTAACGGTGGAATAAACCAATTTTATATTGGAAATGCATTTAGATTATTTACAAAATCAGATACTCTCACAAGAATTCTGGAAGAAAATAAAAAATTAACATTTTATAACACTAAAAGCCTATCTGTAGGATTTAATACCTCATATTATTTTGGCGCATTAGAAAGACATACTTCATCTGTTTTTCCAGATGAAGCAAATGTATTTGACATGTACACCTCAGATAAAATCATTATAAATGATTTAGGATTCAGATTTGGAGCACAATACATTTATAACCATCAGGAAATTACAAGAACAGAAAGAAAAAACAAATACACAATTATTGCCGGATTTACCTTTGATAACCAAAATGACATGAATGCTAAAAATACCTCAATGGTAACAAAGTATTTAAATATTGGCGGAACTGTAAAGATTGACACTATCGAAAACCAGGTAAATAAAAAAGGTGCTATACGCTTTCCAATGAATGTAGGTGTAGGTTTTGCTTATATTAGCAAAGACAGAGTTACTTTTGCTCTGGATTACAGATGGCAACAATGGTCAGCTGCCCGATTCTTTAATATAAACGACTCTCTTTCTGACAGTCACACATTAGCATTTGGAACTCAAATAAACCCAGACCCATTTCGTCAAAACAATTATTTAAAAATGATACACTACAGATTAGGTGTACATTATACTAAATCGTATTTAAATCTAAGAAATACAAATATAACTGACTATGGTTTCAGTTTAGGGTTTGGCTTACCATTAAGAAAACCAGACAAGGGCGAGGTATCTGGATTAAGAAAAAAGCTTCCTACAATAATTAATGTTGCATTAGAAGTTGGACAAAGAGGAACAACAGCAAACAGCCTAATAAAAGAGAACTATTTTCAGGTAACAGTAAACTTAAGCCTTTACGATATCTGGTTTGTAAAGAGAAGATTCAATTAATAAAGTATTAAATAAATAATTCTTTAATTGAAAATTTTAAAATCTAAAATAATAGTATTTTTTGCGGTTCTGGTTTTTGGAGTAACTTTATTGCAATCATGTACCAATGATTTAGAAACCGTAAATGCAATAGTTGATTTATCAGCTAAGCCAATGATTTTTGCAAAAGATGTAGAAATTTTAAGAACCGATTCAGGAAAAATAGTTTTAAAAGGTTTTGCAAAAGAATCTGCTTATTATTTATCAGAAAAAGATACTTTTCTTGAGTTTAAAAAAGGATTTAAAATAGAAACTTTTAAAGATTACCCAATAGTTGAATCAAGTATTACTGCAGAATATGGAAAACACTGGGAAAGTAAAAAAATATGGGAAGCCAAAACTAATGTTGTAACACAAAACATTAAAGGTGAAATGCTTAATACCGAACAACTTTTCTGGGATGAAAACAAACATATAATTTATTCCAATAGCTTTTGCAGGGTAACTACTTCAGATGGAATTATTACTGGCAATAGTTTTGAAGCCGATGAGACTTTTAATAAATGGACTCTTAAAAAAGGTAAAGGAACAATAAATGTAAAAGATGAATAAAAAAGGGACAGTAATATTGGAATATGTATGGCTTGCACTTACAATTTTCGGAGCAGTAACAGGATCATATAAAGTAGTAACAACTGGTTTTAAAGAAAGTGCAGTATTTTTTATTATTGCAGCTATCTCTGCATTTATGTACATGCTCCGGCGCGCAATGCGAAAATTCTCAGACCATAACAACACTAAAAAATGAGTGCTATTCTTATAATTATATTTATAACTCTTATTTTTTCAGCATTTTTCTCGGGAATGGAAATCGCATTCCTTTCTTCTAACAGATTGCAAATAGAACTTGAAAAGAAACAAGGCTTTAAAAGTTCAAATATTATTTCGTTATTTATTACTCATCCTAAAAAATATATTGCCACAATGCTTATTGGCAACAATATAGCATTAGTTGTTTATGGTATTTTTATGGCAAAAATCCTTACTGATCCAATATCACATTTTACAGATTCAGAATCCGGAATTTTAATATTACAAACGCTTATATCAACATTTATAATTCTATTTTTTGCCGAATTCTTACCCAAAACAATTTTCAGATTAAATTCAAATCTATTTTTAAATATTTTTGCAATACCTGTATCTATTTTTTATTTTCTTTTTTACCCTCTTAGTTGGGCAACTATAAACTTTTCAAACATAATACTTAAAAGAGTTTTTAAGGCTAATATTAAAAAAAATAATAATATAGTATTTGGAAAGGTTGATATCGACAATTACATAAATGAGAGAATGCAAAATAAAAATGGTATTGACGATGATGAATACGAACTTAAAATTTTTCAGAATGCTCTTGATTTTAGCAAAATAAAACTTAGAGAATGCATTGTCCCAAGAACAGAAATAATAGCAATAGAAACAAATGACACTATAGAAAATCTTAAAAATATTTTCATCGAAACAGGTTATTCAAAAATTCTAGTTTATAAAAATAATATAGATACAATAATTGGATATGTTCACTCATCGGAACTATTTTTAAAACCAAAAAGCCTTAATGAGATTGTTCACGAAGTACTTATTGTACCGGAAACTATGCCTGCTAATAAATTATTGGCAACATTTATTCAACAAAAAAGAAGTGTAGCAGTTGTTGTTGATGAATTTGGAGGAACATCAGGTATGGTTACTATTGAAGATATTATGGAAGAAATTTTTGGTGAAATAAAAGATGAACATGATACCGATGATCTTGAAGATAAAAAAATTAACGATTTTGAATATCTACTTTCAGGTAGATTGGAAATTGACTATCTGAACGAAAAGTATGAACTGAATTTTCCGGATACAGATGAATACGAAACTATTGCTGGTTATATTCTTTATAACCATGAAAATATTCCCAAAATTAACGAAACAATAATTATTGGTCATTATTCATTTAAAATTTTGAGAGTTACAAACACACGAATTGAATTAGTGCAATTAAAAATTGTACAAGAATAATTACATCATAAGTTGTATTTTTTTTATATATTCGTGCCCTAAAATAAATTGGAAATTATTTAATAAAAATGGCTACATTACAAACAATCAGAAATCGTGCAGGTTTACTAATATCAATAGTTATCGGGCTTGCACTTCTATCTTTTATTTTAAGTGATCTTGTTTCAAATAACACACTTTTTAATTCGGGCAATAAAACTGATGTTGCTGAAGTTGCTGGCGAAGCAGTTCCGATTCAACTATACGAAGAAAGAGTTAATGAACTGATAGCAAATTATCAAAGAAATACTAGAACAGAAACAACTCCTGACGAAGAAACCACACAGAGTATTCGTGATCAGGCATGGGAATCAATAATTACTGACTTTGTATTGGCTAATAATTTAGGCGAATTGGGAATTACTGTTAATGCTACAGAATTACAAGATATGGTAGTTGGAAACAATATAGATCCACAAGTATTACAAATTCCAATTTTTAAAAATGAGCAAACTGGCCAATTTGATCCAAACCTTGTTAAACAGTTTTTAGCAAATATGGATAAGGACGAAACAGGTGCAGCACGATTAAGCTGGGTTGCTTTTGAAAAACAATTAGAGCATTCTCGTTTATTAAACAAATATTATTCACTTGTTAAAAAAGGGTTATATACAACTTCAGCAGAAGCAAAACAATATGCCGAAGATGCTTCTAATCTTGTTGATATACGCTTTGCAATGAAAAAGTACGGTGAAGTTTCTGACTCTTCAATAACTGTTAAAGATGAAGAAATTGAAAAGTATTATAACGAACATAAATATCTTTTTGAACAAGAAGCTTCAAGAGATATTGA
The Bacteroidia bacterium genome window above contains:
- the lptC gene encoding LPS export ABC transporter periplasmic protein LptC, with product MKILKSKIIVFFAVLVFGVTLLQSCTNDLETVNAIVDLSAKPMIFAKDVEILRTDSGKIVLKGFAKESAYYLSEKDTFLEFKKGFKIETFKDYPIVESSITAEYGKHWESKKIWEAKTNVVTQNIKGEMLNTEQLFWDENKHIIYSNSFCRVTTSDGIITGNSFEADETFNKWTLKKGKGTINVKDE
- a CDS encoding HlyC/CorC family transporter yields the protein MSAILIIIFITLIFSAFFSGMEIAFLSSNRLQIELEKKQGFKSSNIISLFITHPKKYIATMLIGNNIALVVYGIFMAKILTDPISHFTDSESGILILQTLISTFIILFFAEFLPKTIFRLNSNLFLNIFAIPVSIFYFLFYPLSWATINFSNIILKRVFKANIKKNNNIVFGKVDIDNYINERMQNKNGIDDDEYELKIFQNALDFSKIKLRECIVPRTEIIAIETNDTIENLKNIFIETGYSKILVYKNNIDTIIGYVHSSELFLKPKSLNEIVHEVLIVPETMPANKLLATFIQQKRSVAVVVDEFGGTSGMVTIEDIMEEIFGEIKDEHDTDDLEDKKINDFEYLLSGRLEIDYLNEKYELNFPDTDEYETIAGYILYNHENIPKINETIIIGHYSFKILRVTNTRIELVQLKIVQE